The following proteins are co-located in the Anomalospiza imberbis isolate Cuckoo-Finch-1a 21T00152 chromosome 1, ASM3175350v1, whole genome shotgun sequence genome:
- the BLOC1S4 gene encoding biogenesis of lysosome-related organelles complex 1 subunit 4: MAAAAGAGDRAGAELPDACPGADSGNVSQSQSRASGLGEAEDEDASEASLSATAAAYSAYLLADRSLFSEQIESLDKSLEDLLTRVDEFVGMLDMIRSDSSQVVNESIPQIYTKATEMRQIYRKIDKLEAFVKMIGNSVAGLEERVIKAETDLGAFPSTFKKILHTISMPSFLNKSSSSRQQRTIYEPPVLFKTEDYFPCLNEAPY; the protein is encoded by the exons ATGGCGGCGGCTGCCGGCGCTGGTGACCGGGCTGGAGCCGAGCTGCCGGACGCCTGCCCTGGCGCGGACAGCGGGAATGTGTCCCAGAGCCAAAGCAGAGCCTCCGGCCTCGGGGAGGCGGAGGACGAGGACGCCTCGGAGGCGTCGCTCAGCGCCACCGCCGCCGCGTACTCGGCGTACCTGCTCGCCGACCGCAGCCTCTTCAGCGAGCAG ATAGAAAGCTTAGACAAGAGTCTAGAAGACTTACTGACCAGGGTGGATGAATTCGTGGGAATGCTGGACATG ATTCGAAGTGATTCCTCTCAAGTTGTCAATGAGAGTATACCTCAAATTTACACAAAAGCTACAGAAATGAGGCAGATATATAGGAAGATTGACAAACTAGAG GCTTTTGTGAAAATGATTGGGAATAGCGTAGCTGGACTGGAAGAACGGGTCATAAAGGCAGAAACAGACCTTGGAGCTTTTCCAAGCACGTTCAAGAAAATCTTGCACACAATCAGCATGCCATCCTTCCTTAAT AAATCGTCTTCCTCACGACAGCAGCGGACCATCTATGAACCTCCAGTCCTCTTCAAGACAGAAGACTATTTTCCATGTCTAAATGAAGCACCTTATTGA